The following is a genomic window from Moorella sp. Hama-1.
GCTGGCGTCCTGGGTGGCATCGATGACCCGGCCGGCGTAAAAGGCCATCTCCTGCCCGTCTTTAATAGCCCTGATACCCACCAGTTTATTGCCCTCGAGGATGGGTTCTTTGAAGGAGGTGTTGAGGCTCACGGCTAGGTTCGGGTAGCGACCCACCATGGCCGCCAGGACCTTTTTGGCCTCGCCGACATCAAAAACACTACCATGGACCTGGCGGTAAAACTCCTGAAAGGTCCCCCGGGTCAAAAGCTCATAATGGGGGCCGTAGTTCATGTCAATAAAGTTCAGCCAGCCGTAGGTAAAAAGCCCACCCAGGCCGTCACGTCTTTCTACCAGGAGCACTCTGGCACCTTGCCCGGCGGCGGCGACGGCCGCGGCCACGCCTTCCGGTTGCCCCCCTACCACCAGGACGTCGTAGCTGGCTCCAGCTGCCGGTGCCGGCGCCGGGGGGAAAGTCGACGGGTCCGGCCCGGAGATAGTTGCCGCCCGCCAGAAGCGCCAGCCCACCAGGGCGGCTAGAAACAGGACCAGGCTCGCCACAATAAGCCATCGCTTTTTACCATGCAACAGGTGCCACTCCTCCGAAATGAGATGTGTGAGGTTGGAGGTGAGAGGTGGGAGGCTTGTCGAAACTGGCTGCGCCAGTTTCAGATTAAAACTTGCCCGCCTCTCATTTCTTTCCTTCATTGGTGGTGATCTGCCACCATGGTCGGCTCCTCACCCTCCTCGCCCTTACCGGGGGGAAACGGCCTGGAACTGGTAGTGGGGATCCTTCAGGCCTTCCTTAAAGGCGGCAAAGCTCCGGGGTGAGGAATCCAGGTTATATAACCACTTGCCGTCTACCTGGTTAAACCATACGGCGATTTTAATGTTCGGGTACCGGGTGGCCAGGTGCTGGAAGCACTGGCGAATCCAGGCCGCCTTATCGCCACCCTCCTCGTTACTGGAGAACTCCGTGATCATAAAGGGCTTGTCCGGGAAGTAGTGCAGGTACTCCCGGTACAGGGGTTCGTATATGGCGTCAAAGTACCGCCAGACGTCAGCAGTATGGCTGGTGCCGTTGTTATAGCCCGTCAAGCCGATCCAATCGACGGTTTTATCTCCCGGGTAGTACAGGAGGTAGTTATTCCATTTAAAGTTAGGAAAGGAACGGTCATGGGGGTTGAAGACAAAAATTACATTATCAGCGCCTTCGGCCTTAAAGAGGTTATAGACATGCTCCCAGGCCATTTTATAGATATCGGTATCCTTACCGGTATACCAGGCCGACCAGGTGGACCAGTCGCCGTTCATCTCATTGCCAAAACGAACGAAGACCGGGTCCCCCAGGCCTTTAAACTGCCGGGCCCATTCCCGCAGGGTGGAATCGTAGTCGCCCTGGATCAGGCCAATTAGAGAAGTATCGTTCTTTTTCCCGTACCACCAGGGCTGCAGGGCTACCATCAGGACGCGGTTGTCATTATAGATCTTCTGCAATTCTTTCTGGTTAAATTTAGTGTCAAAGGCGGCATAGGTTATTAAAAACTGGAACTTAAAGTCCAGCTGTTTCTCCAGGGGCAACAACTTATCAAAGTACTGCATCTGGCCCAGCTTGTGGGGATTAAGGATTCCCCACAGGGTCTTGTCTGCCGGGATATTCAGGCGGTGGTGTTGCCCTTCAATATTAATCTGCCGCTGCGCCGGCGGCGCCGGGGGCAGGGTAGGAGCCCCCAGGGCGGGCAGGGTTTTAAAGGTCAAGATAATTCGGCTCAAATCCTTCGTCGCGGCTGCGAAATTAGCCTGGTTGCTCTTCAACATAAAGGTATAAACAGTTTTCCCGGCTACCAGGTCGTACTCGCGGTAGTAATTCAAATCACCGGGAGCCAGTTGCGGCCGGGTCCAGTCAAACTGCCAGGCACTGAAGCCCCTCAGGTTCAGTTTTTTCTGGGCCTGCAACTTGATCCCGCCCCATCCCTCCTGGAGGCTGCGGTTGCTATAGAGAACGTATTCTTCGGCGCTCACCTTGTCCAGGGATTGAGCGAAAATGGTCAATTTGGCGTAGCCGTCCTTCTCCAGGATGGTGGCCACCCCGGGGATAACCTGCTGCTGCCATCTATCAGGATAAGAAAGGCTGAAGCCATCATAACTATTCTGGTACTCTTTCCAGTTCTCGGTATTGTCTCCAGCAACAATATTGCCCGGAGTTCCAGGTATCAGAGTGACAGGTTGTTCCGGCTGGATATGCCGGCGCCCGGCACCAAATATAAGCCCGGCACCCAGCACTAAAAGAAATATACAGGCTAATATAACCCAGGTCCATCTGCGCAAATACCTTCATCCTTCCCAGGTTCGATAATTTCCTGATCGGTAATCACCATATCCACAGGCCGGTCATGGGCCTGGGGATAAACGTCCGTGACAATCTGCTCCGTAAAAGCCAGGGCGATGGTCCTGGCCCCGGGCCGCAGGGTGGCCAGGAAGCGATCATAATAGCCAGCGCCATAGCCCAGGCGGTTACCGGAGCGGTCAAAAGCCACACCGGGGACCAGGACCAGGTCGAGGAGCTCTGGAGCAACGGGCCGCAGGGCTTCCGGCCGCGGTTCCAGGATACCCCAGGTGCCAGGGCACAGGTCACCGGGGAAGTCCAAAATCTCCGCAGCCAGGAGGCTCTGGCCCTCCGGTTGGCACAAAGGTACGGCCAGCCTTTTGCTCTGCTCCAGGGCCGCCTGGATAAGGGGGAAGGTATTGACCTCGCTACCGAAGGATACATAGCACATAATTATCCTGGCCTGTCTCCAAACCGGCAAGGCCAGAACGCGCCGGGTGATAAGGGCGCTTTTTTCTTCCCTGTCGGCGGCTGTTAGGGAGTTACGCCTGGCTATAATTTCTTTACGTAGTTGCTTTTTCAATCCTACCGCCCCATAGGCCTATCCTTATAGGCCAGATCTATCCCTAAAGATTAGACATCAACCGCCAGAATCCTTCCCTGAAGCGCAGATTCATTATGGAAAAAAGGACTAGCGCCCGGATCCCCCCTCTTTTTCAGGTCCATAGGGCAGGATTTACCGGGCGGTAGGCAAAACTATATTTGATTAGGTAACGAATCCGGCCTTATCAACAGGCTTTTCCACAGTTCCAATACAGTTAAATCAAGGCCCCGGGTCATTTATCCACCGCAGGTACTAAAATTTAAACCAGAATCCCTGGAAAACTATCCACAGCAGGGGAGGCTATAATTCTCAGTTAATCACAGGTTTATCCACATTATCCACAGGAAGCGTCGTCCACAAAAACAGCAGTTCAGGTCCCAGGACGGTCCCGGGACCTGTTAATTAAGAGGCAAATCGGGGATAGCGTTGAGGCTTAAAGGGGCAAAATCCCGGCGCAGGTACTGATAGTAGGCGGCACAGCCGATCATGGCTGCATTATCAGTGCAGAGCTCCCGCGGGGGAAAGTAGACCGGCAGGCCCGCCTCCTCCCCGGCAGCCTGTAATTCCCGGCGCAGGACGGAATTGGCCGCCACGCCACCGGCGAGAAGGATCGACCTGGCCTGGTGAGTGGTAGACGCCAGAACGGTTTTACCCACCAGGACCTCGACTACCGCTGCCTGGAAACCGGCAGCTACGTCGGCCCGGTTAACCTTCTGGCCTATCTGTTGAGCATGGTGCAGGTAGTTAATCACCGCCGACTTCAGGCCGCTAAAACTGAAGTCCAGGCTATCTTCTTCCAGCCAGGCCCGGGGAAAGTTTACAGCCCGGGGATCGCCCTCCCGGGCGAGTTTCTCCAGTTCCGGCCCGCCGGGATAGGGCAGGCCCAGGACCCGGGCCACCTTATCGAAGGCTTCGCCGGCAGCATCATCCCGGGTCGAGCCCAGGATACGGCGGGTGGTATGATCCTCCAGGTAGATCAAGTTGGTATGCCCGCCCGAGACCACCAGGCAGACTGCCGGCAGTGGTAGGTGGGGATAAGCTAGAAAACCGGCGTAAATATGCCCAAGAATGTGGTGGACGCCGATGAGGGGCTTACCCAGGGCGTAGGCCAGGCTTTTGGCGTAGGAAAGGCCTACCAATAGGGCTCCTACCAGGCCAGGACCGTAAGTTACCGCCACGGCGTCCAGGTCGTTAAAGTTAAGGCCAGCCGTGGCCAGGGCTTCCGTTACCACAGGGACGATATTCTCCAGGTGGCGACGGGAGGCAATCTCCGGCACCACGCCGCCAAAACGGCGGTGGATGGCGATCTGGGAGGCGACGATATTGGCCCGTACCCTGGTACCGTCGCTCACAATGGCCGCTGCCGTCTCGTCGCAGGAACTCTCAATGGCCAGGATATTCGTTGCCGTTGTCACTACCGGTATTCGTCTCCTCAAAAAGGTGTTTCCACATGATAATGGCGTCTTCGCGGTTATCGTTATAATAACCCCGGCGTATCCCGGCGCTGACGAAACCCAGGCGTTCATACAGGCGCCGGGCCGAGTGGTTGGAGACCCGTACCTCCAGGGTCATCCGGTCGGCGCCCAGGTAGACTGCCTCCTGCATCAGAACCCGCAACAGAATCTCGCCCAGGCGCCGGCCGCGGTAGTCCTGATGGACGGCGACGTTGGTAATGTGGGCTTCATCCAGGATAATCCACATACCGGCATAGCCGATAACCTGCTGGCCGTTCAGGGCTACATAATAATAGGCGAAGTCGTTATTATAAATCTCATTCTGGAAGGAGTGGCGCGTCCAGGGAGTAGGAAAGGAAACCCGCTCAATGGCCAGCACCCCGGTAAGATACTCGTTAATCATGGGCAGGACCCGTACAGTCAACGGCTCTGCCTCTCCGCCGGCGACGGCCGGAGGTAGAGTGGCTTTAATTGGGAAAGGTCGTCGGGGGGGCCGGTCTGGAGACGCTTCCTTCCCAGGATGGCGATGGGTGCCGCTCGTGACAAGTTGGCCGGCGGCGGCAGAAAGCGGGCCTGGGGCCCCATTTGCTGCCATACCTCCCAGTAAGGCGCTACTCCATCGCCGCAGAAGTAAACCGGTGTATTGTAGGATTTTAACGAGGGCACCAGTGAAACCGGGTCGATAGCCTGGTACGGGGTTAAACGGCATAACTCTCCCTCCTGCCAGCGAAAAAGGGCGGTATATACTTCCTGGCGCCGGGCCTGCAAAACCGGGCAAATCAAACCCGGTACACCCCAGGAATTAAAGGCCAGGGCATCCAGGGTCGGAATACCGACCAGGGGCTTCCCTGTCGCCTGGGCCAGACCCTTAACAGTTGCCAGGCCGATCCGCAGACCGGTAAAAGAGCCCGGCCCCAGGCTCACGGCCAGGCCATCCAGGTCGGCCGGCTCCAGGCCGGTTTCGGCCAGGAGGGCCGCAATCATAGGCAACAGGCGCTGGGAATGGTTTTTCCGGGTATTAAAAAAAAGTTCAGCCACCAGTTGCTTATCCTGAACAATGGCGGCAGCAGCAACTTGGGTGGCACTCTCAACCCCCAGGACCAACAATCTTCTTCAACTCCTCCAGCAGGCGCTCATAGGCCGGCCCCCGGGCTACGAGCAGCGCCCGGCGCCCCCCGGGGGCATACTCCAGGGTAATACCCAGAAAAGCCGGGGGCAGGTAGACCTCCAGGCGCTCCCCCCACTCCACCACGGTTATCCCTTCGCCGGCAAAGTACTCCTCCAGGCCCAGGTCCAGCATGGCCTCCGGGTCTTCCAGGCGATAGAGATCAATATGGTAAAGGGGATAACGGCCCTGATATTCCTGGATCAGGGTAAAGGTAGGGCTGGTAACCGGGACAGTAACCCCCAGCCCCCGGGCCAGGCCCTGGGTCAGGGTGGTCTTGCCGGCTCCCAGTTCCCCGCTTAAGATGAGAATAGCGCCCGGCTCCAGGATGGCCGCCAGTTCCTCTCCCAGTTTCCTGGTCGCCCCGGCATCCTTTAACCATACTTCCATTTTTGTCACCTAGTACCTTATTATTACACCGGCCTGGCCACGATAAACCAGCTGCTCCGGGAGGGCTAGCTCACCTAAAAAGTCAAGGTTAGTTGTTCTGTCTGCAGTTCCAGGTAGGCATCCCTGAGCCGGCGAAAATCTTCTTCTACCAGGGGTATTTTGGCTGCATCCCGGAGGAGGGCCGCCGGGTGAAAGGTCGGCAGGTAGCGAATGCCGTCCTTTTCAATCCACCGGCCCCGCAGGCGGGTAATCCGCGCTCCTGGTGCAATTAAAGTACCGGTAGCCAGGGCCCCCAGGCAGACAACAATCCGGGGTTGAATGAGTTTGATCTCGGCAGCCAGAATCGGGCGGCAGGCCGCCACCTCGGCCGGTGCCGGCAGCCTGTTGCCCGGCGGCCGGCACTTGACGACATTAGTGATATAAATCTGGTCCCGTCGGAAACCGGCAGCTGCCAGGAGCTGCCCTAGGAGCCGGCCGGCGGCACCGACAAAGGGCTGCCCCAGCCGGTCCTCCCGGGCGCCCGGTCCTTCGCCCACCAGCATCAAGTCGGCGCCGGGATTACCACTGCCGAAGACGACCTGCCTGGCTCCGGACCTTAGAGCACACCGCCGGCAGGCCAGGCTTTTTTCTTTCAAACCCTGCAGGTTCATTATAACCACCGGTTAATTCTTCGCCTCGGTGGCACGATAATCCTCCCGGGAATTTAATTTCCCCGGGCCCGGGTTACCACTTCCCGTAACCGGCGGGCAGCGGCGGCTACATCCGGGGCGCCGATAACCGTCGAGATGACCGCCACCCCGGCAGCCCCGGCGGCTATGACTGCAGCGGCATTGCCGGCATTGATACCGCCGATACCGACTACCGGGATGTTGACGGCCTCCTTGATGGCCCGCAACCCTTCCGGGCCAATGGGTTCACCGGCATCGCCCTTGCTGCCGGTGGCATAGATGCTGCCCACACCCAGGTAGTCGGCGCCGTCAGCCTCGGCCTGGCGGGCTTCAGCTATGGTCCCGGTGGAGACCCCTAAAATTTTGTCCGGCCCGAGGAGCTGCCGGGCTATTGGGGCGGGCAGGTCTTCCTGGCCGATATGCAGGCCGTCGGCCTCGACGGCCTGGACGACATCCAGGCGGTCGTTGACAATAAAGGTAGCCCCCGCCGCCCGGGTCAGTTCCCGGATGGCCCGGCCCAGTTCGACCTGTTCCCGGGCCGGTAAATCCTTCTCCCGCAGCTGGATGGCCGTAGCGCCACCGGCCAGGGCGGCCCGCACCAGCTCCAGGGTTGGCCGGCCGCCCCCCAGTTTGGTGGTGACAATGACGTAGAGGTCCCATTGGGGATTTAGCTTGGACAACATAATCGCCTCCAATTTAAAAGCCACCTGCCTTTTTACGGGCAGGCGGCTGTTTTCTTCGCCCTCAAGGGGCCAGTTTCCTGCAGGCCGGTCTGGAATCCGGCAGGGCTTCCCGCACCAGGGCCTTTAATTCATCCAGATCAAAGGGCTTGTAAATAAAGTTATCTGCTCCCAGCCGCCAGACCTCCTCCAGGGAGGTCTCTCCGGCA
Proteins encoded in this region:
- a CDS encoding glycosyl hydrolase yields the protein MRRWTWVILACIFLLVLGAGLIFGAGRRHIQPEQPVTLIPGTPGNIVAGDNTENWKEYQNSYDGFSLSYPDRWQQQVIPGVATILEKDGYAKLTIFAQSLDKVSAEEYVLYSNRSLQEGWGGIKLQAQKKLNLRGFSAWQFDWTRPQLAPGDLNYYREYDLVAGKTVYTFMLKSNQANFAAATKDLSRIILTFKTLPALGAPTLPPAPPAQRQINIEGQHHRLNIPADKTLWGILNPHKLGQMQYFDKLLPLEKQLDFKFQFLITYAAFDTKFNQKELQKIYNDNRVLMVALQPWWYGKKNDTSLIGLIQGDYDSTLREWARQFKGLGDPVFVRFGNEMNGDWSTWSAWYTGKDTDIYKMAWEHVYNLFKAEGADNVIFVFNPHDRSFPNFKWNNYLLYYPGDKTVDWIGLTGYNNGTSHTADVWRYFDAIYEPLYREYLHYFPDKPFMITEFSSNEEGGDKAAWIRQCFQHLATRYPNIKIAVWFNQVDGKWLYNLDSSPRSFAAFKEGLKDPHYQFQAVSPR
- a CDS encoding 5-formyltetrahydrofolate cyclo-ligase, producing the protein MKKQLRKEIIARRNSLTAADREEKSALITRRVLALPVWRQARIIMCYVSFGSEVNTFPLIQAALEQSKRLAVPLCQPEGQSLLAAEILDFPGDLCPGTWGILEPRPEALRPVAPELLDLVLVPGVAFDRSGNRLGYGAGYYDRFLATLRPGARTIALAFTEQIVTDVYPQAHDRPVDMVITDQEIIEPGKDEGICADGPGLY
- the tsaD gene encoding tRNA (adenosine(37)-N6)-threonylcarbamoyltransferase complex transferase subunit TsaD; the encoded protein is MTTATNILAIESSCDETAAAIVSDGTRVRANIVASQIAIHRRFGGVVPEIASRRHLENIVPVVTEALATAGLNFNDLDAVAVTYGPGLVGALLVGLSYAKSLAYALGKPLIGVHHILGHIYAGFLAYPHLPLPAVCLVVSGGHTNLIYLEDHTTRRILGSTRDDAAGEAFDKVARVLGLPYPGGPELEKLAREGDPRAVNFPRAWLEEDSLDFSFSGLKSAVINYLHHAQQIGQKVNRADVAAGFQAAVVEVLVGKTVLASTTHQARSILLAGGVAANSVLRRELQAAGEEAGLPVYFPPRELCTDNAAMIGCAAYYQYLRRDFAPLSLNAIPDLPLN
- the rimI gene encoding ribosomal protein S18-alanine N-acetyltransferase, with protein sequence MTVRVLPMINEYLTGVLAIERVSFPTPWTRHSFQNEIYNNDFAYYYVALNGQQVIGYAGMWIILDEAHITNVAVHQDYRGRRLGEILLRVLMQEAVYLGADRMTLEVRVSNHSARRLYERLGFVSAGIRRGYYNDNREDAIIMWKHLFEETNTGSDNGNEYPGH
- the tsaB gene encoding tRNA (adenosine(37)-N6)-threonylcarbamoyltransferase complex dimerization subunit type 1 TsaB; the encoded protein is MLVLGVESATQVAAAAIVQDKQLVAELFFNTRKNHSQRLLPMIAALLAETGLEPADLDGLAVSLGPGSFTGLRIGLATVKGLAQATGKPLVGIPTLDALAFNSWGVPGLICPVLQARRQEVYTALFRWQEGELCRLTPYQAIDPVSLVPSLKSYNTPVYFCGDGVAPYWEVWQQMGPQARFLPPPANLSRAAPIAILGRKRLQTGPPDDLSQLKPLYLRPSPAERQSR
- the tsaE gene encoding tRNA (adenosine(37)-N6)-threonylcarbamoyltransferase complex ATPase subunit type 1 TsaE yields the protein MEVWLKDAGATRKLGEELAAILEPGAILILSGELGAGKTTLTQGLARGLGVTVPVTSPTFTLIQEYQGRYPLYHIDLYRLEDPEAMLDLGLEEYFAGEGITVVEWGERLEVYLPPAFLGITLEYAPGGRRALLVARGPAYERLLEELKKIVGPGG
- a CDS encoding uracil-DNA glycosylase, with product MNLQGLKEKSLACRRCALRSGARQVVFGSGNPGADLMLVGEGPGAREDRLGQPFVGAAGRLLGQLLAAAGFRRDQIYITNVVKCRPPGNRLPAPAEVAACRPILAAEIKLIQPRIVVCLGALATGTLIAPGARITRLRGRWIEKDGIRYLPTFHPAALLRDAAKIPLVEEDFRRLRDAYLELQTEQLTLTF
- the thiE gene encoding thiamine phosphate synthase; the protein is MLSKLNPQWDLYVIVTTKLGGGRPTLELVRAALAGGATAIQLREKDLPAREQVELGRAIRELTRAAGATFIVNDRLDVVQAVEADGLHIGQEDLPAPIARQLLGPDKILGVSTGTIAEARQAEADGADYLGVGSIYATGSKGDAGEPIGPEGLRAIKEAVNIPVVGIGGINAGNAAAVIAAGAAGVAVISTVIGAPDVAAAARRLREVVTRARGN